A stretch of the Salmo salar chromosome ssa20, Ssal_v3.1, whole genome shotgun sequence genome encodes the following:
- the LOC123729188 gene encoding uncharacterized protein produces the protein MEENEGAAVPRASGTSASTGQHPAVDLVMEENEGAAVPRASGTSASTGQHLAVDLLMEENEGAAVPRASGTSASTGQHPAVDLVMEENEGAAVPRASGTSASTGQHPAVDLLMEENEGAAVPRASGTSASTGQHPAVDLVMEENEGAAVPRASGTSASTGQHPAVDLLMEENEGAAVPRASGTSASTGQHPAVDLLMEENEGAAVPRASGTSASTGQHPAVDLLMEENEGAAVPRASGTSASTGQHPAVDLVMEENEGAAVPRASGTSASTGQHPAVDLVMEENEGAAVPRASGTSASTGQHPAVDLVMEENEGAAVPRASGTSASTGQHPAVDLVMEENEGAAVPRASGTSASTGQHPAVDLLMEENEGAAVPRASGTSASTGQHPAVDLLMEENEGAAVPRASGTSASTGQHPAVDLLMEENEGAAVPRASGTSASTGQHPAVDLLMEENEGAAVPRASGTSASTGQHPAVDLVMEENEGAAVPRASGTSASTGQHPAVDLLMEENEGAAVPRASGTSASTGQHPAVDLLMEENEGAAVPRASGTSASTGQHPAVDLLMEENEGAAVPRASGTSASTGQHPAVDLLMEENEGAAVPRASGTSASTGQHPAVDLLMEEK, from the coding sequence ATGGAGGAGAATGAAGGTgcagctgtccctagagccagTGGGACTAGTGCCTCCACCGGTCAGCATCCAGCTGTAGATTTGGTAATGGAGGAGAATGAAGGTgcagctgtccctagagccagTGGGACTAGTGCCTCCACCGGTCAGCATCTAGCTGTAGATTTACTAATGGAGGAGAATGAAGGTgcagctgtccctagagccagTGGGACTAGTGCCTCCACCGGTCAGCATCCAGCTGTAGATTTGGTAATGGAGGAGAATGAAGGTgcagctgtccctagagccagTGGGACTAGTGCCTCCACCGGTCAGCATCCAGCTGTAGATTTACTAATGGAGGAGAATGAAGGTgcagctgtccctagagccagTGGGACTAGTGCCTCCACCGGTCAGCATCCAGCTGTAGATTTGGTAATGGAGGAGAATGAAGGTgcagctgtccctagagccagTGGGACTAGTGCCTCCACCGGTCAGCATCCAGCTGTAGATTTACTAATGGAGGAGAATGAAGGTgcagctgtccctagagccagTGGGACTAGTGCCTCCACCGGTCAGCATCCAGCTGTAGATTTACTAATGGAGGAGAATGAAGGTgcagctgtccctagagccagTGGGACTAGTGCCTCCACCGGTCAGCATCCAGCTGTAGATTTACTAATGGAGGAAAATGAAGGTgcagctgtccctagagccagTGGGACTAGTGCCTCCACCGGTCAGCATCCAGCTGTAGATTTGGTAATGGAGGAGAATGAAGGTgcagctgtccctagagccagTGGGACTAGTGCCTCCACCGGTCAGCATCCAGCTGTAGATTTGGTAATGGAGGAGAATGAAGGTgcagctgtccctagagccagTGGGACTAGTGCCTCCACCGGTCAGCATCCAGCTGTAGATTTGGTAATGGAGGAGAATGAAGGTgcagctgtccctagagccagTGGGACTAGTGCCTCCACCGGTCAGCATCCAGCTGTAGATTTGGTAATGGAGGAGAATGAAGGTgcagctgtccctagagccagTGGGACTAGTGCCTCCACCGGTCAGCATCCAGCTGTAGATTTGCTAATGGAGGAGAATGAAGGTgcagctgtccctagagccagTGGGACTAGTGCCTCCACCGGTCAGCATCCAGCTGTAGATTTACTAATGGAGGAGAATGAAGGTgcagctgtccctagagccagTGGGACTAGTGCCTCCACCGGTCAGCATCCAGCTGTAGATTTGCTAATGGAGGAGAATGAAGGTgcagctgtccctagagccagTGGGACTAGTGCCTCCACCGGTCAGCATCCAGCTGTAGATTTACTAATGGAGGAGAATGAAGGTgcagctgtccctagagccagTGGGACTAGTGCCTCCACCGGTCAGCATCCAGCTGTAGATTTGGTAATGGAGGAGAATGAAGGTgcagctgtccctagagccagTGGGACTAGTGCCTCCACCGGTCAGCATCCAGCTGTAGATTTACTAATGGAGGAGAATGAAGGTgcagctgtccctagagccagTGGGACTAGTGCCTCCACCGGTCAGCATCCAGCTGTAGATTTGCTAATGGAGGAGAATGAAGGTgcagctgtccctagagccagTGGGACTAGTGCCTCCACCGGTCAGCATCCAGCTGTAGATTTACTAATGGAGGAGAATGAAGGTgcagctgtccctagagccagTGGGACTAGTGCCTCCACCGGTCAGCATCCAGCTGTAGATTTACTAATGGAGGAGAATGAAGGTgcagctgtccctagagccagTGGGACTAGTGCCTCCACCGGTCAGCATCCAGCTGTAGATTTACTAATGGAGGAGAAATGA